The stretch of DNA ttcccATACATAAACGAGCGTGGATGTTTTCTGCATTGTGTCCACTGTGCTTGGATGCGAGCCATTGGCACGTACGCTTCTCGAGTTCAAGTCCTTGGCAGCTTTTTTTGCTTGCTCTGGAATTTCGCAGGCCTGAGAGCCCCTCTATCCATCATGAGGATGTCACACCCCCTGCGTGTTCCCCCCCCACCCCAGCCCCACTACAGCTCATTAGAGCCCACAAGCTCCAGTGACAACTCATCATATCATGCCGTAAAGCGGAGAGAGGTGCTCGGGCCCTCAGGGGGCCACAAGGTCGCCACCTTCACATTTTGTCTTTAAATTGCTCTGCAAGGTGCCACCAAGCGGAAATGCAGCGCCAACAGCTTTTTCCTGCTGCTGTCCGGCCCTCTGTCATCCTCTTTCCTTGTATCTCTTCTACAGGCCTCTCACAGAATAACCCAATTTCACTGTAACcaaatattgtgatttttttttcttctaataaTCAGCTAAGATTTACTTCCTATCAgtgatcagttttttttttgtttgtttttttacaattattattactgatttatttaaattatgattCGTTATGCAAATTTAgatagtaaatatatatttttctaactATGTTCTGCTATTAATTGTCTAAAAACACTTTCACACTCACTATGAAATTTAgatagtaaatatatatttttctaactATGTTCtgctattaattattaattgtctaaaaaacactttcacagtcactatgaaattatatattttttaacttatttGTCTAATAATCAGCTGATTTAAGATTTACGTAGTATCAgtgttatacatttttaattattattattattatttatttaaattatgatttattatggaaatttatatagtaaatatatatttttaactatGTTCTgctcttaaatattttattgtctaAAAAACTCACAGTCTctatgaaattattattttttgtaatgatttttctaataatcATCTGatgtaatatttacttaatatcttgGTCCttgtagattttaaaatatgagtattatgattttaaattatgatttatggAAATTTATATAGTAAATATGTTTTTCTAACTATCTACTgttcttaaatatttaattgtctaaaaaatacaatgaaattataatttttaaaatgatttttgcttGGTTGTAAATTTAGTTTTTGCAAAAGGCGatatataaattatgaaaataataataatatgtatataataattacaattaatttcaCACTATTACTAAATTGATAGAAAATCAACAATTTTTTGCTCAAAAGGAGTGGGAACCCTGATATATTCTTTCTCTTAAGTGACAATGTGTATTTTGTGAGTATAAAAGTCATTCTTGTGATAActgaaaaacttaaaaactgtctgaagatttgtgtgtgtgtgtgtgtgtgtgtgtgtgtgtgtgtgtgtgtgtgtgcgcacattACTTTGTTTGTGAacgagagaggaagagagagtgAAGGACAGGATTTGATAGACGCTGCATCAAAATGAGTGTGACATGCTCTTCTAAGACAAACAGGCCTCTCCATGGCCTGTCCATTAAAACAGGCCAGGCTTTTGTAAGACCACCACTAGGGGTCATGACCCCAAGCAGAAACTGTCAATCTCATTGGTTCGGAGGAGGGTACGCACGTCTACAGATTTACTCAAACACTCAATGGTTATACAGACAGATTTGTTGACACACATTAagagtattttaatatttatttacctCATTCAAACACATCTACAAACTGCCGGTTTTCTCAGGAAATCACCACATCTGGAAAtcaggttttctttttttaatattatcatttttatttacctggTTATGTGAATTAGTCCTTTAGCCTTTTTTCCTCTGTGTAGTTGTGATGGTTGTGGTGGGAGGTATTGGCAAACGATTAAACAGGAAGTAGCCCGCTTTCTTTGCACATAATAGGGAAAAAGACACCCACATATTTTCTTTGTGTTCCTTGTGTGGGTTTATTGTGCGTCTCGCTGGACCTCCGTGTGTCAGTCTCTAAACTCAATGAGTTGTTTAGAAGTAGGGTTTTAAAGAACGCTTATTCTGCGATTGTTAGCGTCCGACAGTATGCGGTTGTCCGTTGAGAATGCATGGGCGCATACGTAGGTGGTCTTCCTCACTCCCCTGAGTTGCTAGAGACAATTAGCCATGTCTGGAAGAACAGGGTAAAGCCATCGTACAATAGCAACGGGGTCAATAGAGCCAGATTTATTGTGAGGCTTTTCTTAAGACTGAAGACTTAATGGACTTGAATAGCACTCAGAAGGGAAATTGTTTgaagaatgtgtttttgtatggTGATAATCATGTTATTTTTGTCCCGCTGTGTGTCTTGTCCGGAAGGCATCATAACAACAAAGAAAAACCAAACAGAAAAGTGCTTGCGTGCAAGGCCTAAATTTTTAGTAGTCATTTAGCAGGCGCATTTCTCCCGTGcaaagaataaaagttaaagaaaTTCCAATCGACCTCCCTTTTTCTTCTCTGGTCTTGCTGATCCGTTCAGGTGGAGAAGCGGGCAGAAATGCTACTGTAGCAAGCCGCGATAGCGTGCTGCGCTCCCCAGAAGCCAGATAAACGGGATGCCCGGCTATTATTCGTGTGGCTGTGTGGCGTTTGAAAGGGGTTCTGTTAGGCCCAGTGACTGTGATGTAAATCATTTGGCTTGTCTCTGGGTGAATGTGGCCGCAGTGGACAGCCATTTGGAGCTGTCCCTCAATGGAGAGGCCCTGGACAAAAGAACTCATTTAAATGGCTACTAAAGCCTTTCAGCGCAGGGAGAATTGACAACATTCTTTCACATCATTACTGAGGGGGAGGTTATGGGGTAGCTTGCGGTGGAGGGGTGTGCGGCACCGTTCCCTTAATGGCAAACTCGTCAGCTGTGTTTGGCAGCTGTCATCATCCCCGTCTGTTTTTCTGATGACAggtctttctttttaaaatgtatttttatatctcaTCTCTCTAGTTGTTTTTCTCCACGGCCTCGTGCTTTCCTTTTCccatttctctttctgtctccaCACTGTTTTCTGCTCTCAGGGGCCCCGAAAACGTCCCCAGAGCCCCTTTTCTTTCCTCGAGCTGCTCTGTTCAGTTCATTAATCTTTCATTGGGAATATGGCAGAGCGGAACGCCCCCAATGCTGGAAGTGGCCTCTCTGTGGCTGTTTAGAGGCCCTGGATGGACACTTCAACCTCTCAGGCCTGGGCCCTGGTGTCCTTCCCATTCTCAAAGCTCTGATATTTTAGTCCTGACAAAAGGATGGCTCACCTCTGCTATTATAAAACATGTCCTGACATTCAGcgccattgtttttttttaacaacatctCAAGTGCTGGATTTAATTTGGCacgttttaaataaagacagtGGCCCCTATGTGTCCTTTTCCGAATGTGCTGTGGGACATGCTCAGTTGTCAATCAGACGCTCAGGCGCCTCAAAACCCGCATGTATGCGAACAGCTCATGGTGCGAGATGTTTTCCTGTCAGTCGGCTCGGTTTGCGCCAATTTATGCAGCGTCTACGGAAGCAAATCCCAGTCCACGTGTGGCCCGTCAAATCTACGGCACGGCAGTAATCTGGTTAGGTCGCGTGTACTGGGAATACACTAATGCCAGGCCATGCCTCAGCACCCCTCTGCTCGGCTGTAATCTTGGGTAATTGAAAATGGGGCCTGTGCCACTTAAGAACACAAAGAGCAGATTACATAGCTAAAACCAATTTGACCAAAATGCAGAAATGGATTTTCTCTCTTCCCCTCCACCCCTCCTCTGCTATCTTTTATAATGCAAACCCTTTCCAAATCCAGACCCTGAAGGAAGAGGAAGGGGTGGGAGCACGAGATGTGGAtaacccagaaaaaaaaaaggagggaGAGCGAGAGTGTGCTTAGATTGGCTGTCATTTGGTTTATTAGGTGGTTTTGGTGATTGTTTTTTTGGTCAGAGACACGTAATGCAATCAGGCACTGTCTTTTATGTATCCAGTGACTGTTGAATCAATAATGTGCATGTctgaaagtgtttttaattaCAAACCACACTGTTCTGAGAATGGGCTTGTGGTTTGTGATGGACGCATAGTTGAAATGGAGGCGCCGGTGTGTTTCTGCCTCAACCCAAACAAGTATTAACAGCTTCTttatcttcttcttcttcccaCCCCCTCCCCtctctttttctgtttcttgCCAGTCTAATAAGGTCCCCGTGGTACAGCACCCTCACCATGTGCACCCGCTCACACCTCTGATCACCTACAGCAATGAGCACTTCACGCCTGGGAACCCCCCTCCACATCTACAGGCAGACGTGGACCCCAAAACAGGTACATATGCACGTCTTCCTTTACATTCATGAATTTCAAAACAGGCAGGACGAAACCCAAGGCTAACCTTCAGGCCTGGTTAACTAACGGCGCTGTCACGGTTACACTGTGTGATCTCGCCAGTCTGCATTCACAGCTACCTGGTAAGAAGCATCCGAGCGTTTCGGAGTCGTCTTGGCTCAGGGCCAAGGTTGCACCCCTCCTTTTGTCTGCATGTTGAGATGGAGCTGTTGACCTGGGTCGGTTAAGCCTGTGGAGCCACTTGACTTCTGGGAGATGTAGCCCTGTTCCTTAACTGCGGGATCTCAAAGCTATTCTTGTTCTGATTCGGAGAAACAAAGTCTCCGTTTTTGCCCCCTTTTGATGACGCACAAATCGGACAATTGTGAAATCTATATTTCCCAACCAGGATTAAAACTGTATGAGCAGGAGGTTTTCCAGGAAACTCGATTTGAAGGCTTATGTTGTATCTTGTCAGGATTCTCATCTCAAAACAAAAAGATTTCTGTTCAGGTGTGATACAATGTCATTTGGTGGTATGTTTCAGAATCAGATTATCACACATAGAGGCATTTTCCTGTTCGGCTACACTATACAGTCGAACAGCTGCTCTTCAAAGCTGTCGACAACCTGCATGTTGATTTTAGAGAGGCTTTTTCTGCTCTCATAACAGACCTTATCGCTAAAGGCCTCTTTAAGGACTCAGAGACTGTttaatgtgctgcttaatgGCTCGCTTAATTGAGTTTAgagtttaattaattaacaaattgTATTAAGACCGCTGTACGCAGTGCCAATGTGCTGTGGAGGCATTGTTTTCCTTGTTCTGTGCGGCTAACATTAGCCAGCGGTATCGAGCAGAATCTTTACACTCGTTTTAGTTGTTTACATTTAGAATgactacttttttattttttttatttttacaaaaccAAATTTAGCAGATTTTGAGGCAAAATGGAATCAAGTGGACTAATTGGAAGTACACTGAGTCAGTCCAAAGTCAGCGAGCTTGTTAGCTTATGCTATTGTAAACCACTGAATTCTTATTTAGGGTTGTTTTAAACCTTCTGTAATGTTAATAATGTGGTTAATTGGCCGTTAAACTCTAAAACCAATATTGGGACTGTTTCCACACTTGAACAGACATCCACCGCTAATGTGTCAGTCTCTCTTAACACATGCTGCAGTGTTTGCGTTGTTGACATGTGAACCTCAATTATCGCCCGTTGTTAATCCTCTGATTCGATAGACAAATGTGACAGGGCTCTGCATTTTTTCTCCTCTCCCCCGTGTGCCATACAACATCGTGGCTGCCTCCACAAGCTTTGATCAGAACGTGTGATTTAGAGCTGTGCATGTGAGCTCAACCTCCTCCCTCTCCCACCTCCCTCTGATGTTGACTTTGTTCAATTGTGTATCTCACAAAGGATAAATTTAACACTTAAACTTCATCGGGGAATTTCTGTGTCAGGACAAGAGCAGAAACATTTTCACACCGTTCACATACacatctctctccctctcctcaTTCTCTTCTctgcattttttatatttctcttGCAGGAATCCCAAGGCCTCCACATCCTCCAGATATATCCCCCTACTACCCCCTGTCACCTGGCACTGTAGGCCAGATTCCCCATCCGCTAGGATGGTTAGTTCCACAGTAAGCAGCCCAatttttttcctcttctttCGTCTTTGTGATGCTGTTGTAACATGATGTAAAGTGGGGCCCAAAGTCTGAGAtcttaaaaatgcttttttaatgaatcaactTTGAATATaatcatttgtaaaaaaatttatatgtatatcaaaattatatgtatattattataaaattatatgtatattattttattttttgcagggTTCAATTTGATTATCAATCACAGATCCCGTATTTTTATTGATGAAACTGACTTTTGGACACCACTTCATATATTATGACACATTTAAGACTGCATTTGTTCAAATATGTTGCGTTTTGCCATTGTGTATCTTATATTCGCCAGGCCTCCGTCCGCCTTGCTGTGGGCCTCTGGGTATTTAAGATGCAGTTTGAGACTTCGGCCATCACAGAACACAAACGCTAACTCTTAACCCTCTGTACAGTTTATACATTCTGGAAAGGCACCGCTGGGGCCCACAGCAATGCACCCATGGCTTTCTTCATCCCCTAAACTCTAAATTGCCTCTTTGTGGCAAATgctattttgcatgtctctgtATTGTCCAATTAGAGTAATGAACTGTGATTGCCAGTATTTTACCCACAATTCCACACGGGGGCTCTCCCCTGGTAACTCTTGTCAACACTTGTTAATATGACAAAAGGCTACAAATTAAGCTctgttaatttaatgttttctcACCGCGATCTAAATACCGAGAGAGGCCCCAAGCGCAGCCACGGCCCTTTGATTCTCTGCACTTTATTTTGGTATAAATTTACATTCATTATTGTTTGTCTTTGGATGTGTAGACCTCAATTAGCGTGATGGCTCCATTAAAGGGGCCGGTGCTTCGTCTTTAATTAGCACAACAAAACACCTAGTTTCAGCTCAGGGAGAGGGGCCTCCATCGACACCAAGCGCGGGGTTATGAAATTTAATTAGCCATTCCTATCAGATTTGTGGCATTCAAATTGTTCAGAGTTTGCTTCCCTTTGATCTGCGCTCTGCAATCCCCTAGATTTTTGTTCTGATCAAATGAGAATAAAGCCGCCTGCATAGAGAgtgcttttttctcttttttcatcCCTTCCTTTACCTCTCTTCCTTTCTTCTTTTCCTAGGCAAGGTCAACCAGTTTACCCAATCACGACGGGAGGTTTCAGACACCCCTACCCAACTGCCCTCACTGTCAATGCGTCCATGTCAAGGTGAGTTGAGCCTTGGGACGGCCGACTTGCTGAAAACGCGAGCGTGTCAAAACCCTTGCAAACTTCTCCCTTAAGGAGAGACAGCTCTCGCCTCAGTGTTCAAAAAGACGGTCCCGTGCGATCCGCTacgtattaaaatattaattattgttatcattTTATAATGAGACCCCTAAAGAACGTTTACCCCGACTGAATGGCAGAGAACGAGAGGACTGTCAGTTTAACTACGGTCACATGCAGAAGTAAAACGCTGCGGATTTCGGGGGCCGTCGTTGGACTCTGAGCGAGAGCTTTGTGTGGCCCGTTGGGGTCTGGTTCAAGTGGCGATTTGGACGCAAATGTCCCCAGGAGAGCActaatgttgtgtgtgtggggggatTGTGGGATATGCATGTGagcgtttgtttgttttaagtgTCACAGTGATTGCTCCCTTGTGACTGTTACTCATCTGTTATGTGAGAAGTGGGAGGTGTTTGCTGTAGATGAGAAATCTCTGCTTGCTTTGTAgcttttatgtcatttaaacaAAAGTGAGATGCAAACAGCTTCATTTGGTGGTCACCTTCTTCTACATTTCTTCTACGGCCTTTCCCCCCTAATCGGAAACATATGATACTCTTTTCGCAATGATGATGTAtgtgaagatgatgatgatgatgatggtggtaGTGCTGAGACTAGCCAGAGAGGCACAGAGGCAGATCTGGTTTATAGTTTCAAGAAATGGAGACCAACTCAAGCCCATCCTGTGTCTCCAGACAGGGACAAACTCTTGTTTAATTGCAGAGTGATTGGAAAAGCAGCTCTGGAGGCCTGGCGAGCTTAGACCAGAAGACGTTGATGGATAAATGTGAGCAGGGAGGGAGGAACAGGGAGGGGATTTGTGTGCCTTAAACACTGGGTTTGAGTATTTTTGAGGAGAGAAGGGGAGCTTTGGAGAAGATACTCAAAACTCAAAGAAATGTCCTATACAGTGTTTCTGTTCAGGACATTAGGATGTTTAACATGCTCAAACATTGGgccctcattcatgaaacacgagTGGAAACAAATCTGTGTGATTTGTGCAAAATGTGTGTCATTCTTACGTAAATCGTTtcattaatatgaaaaatgaaaaatttttgtgtgaatcATTCGTAAAATTTCTCATTGATGCAACAAATCTAgtaaaatgtgctttacaaacagtTCACTCTTACGTACATTGACAAATTTATGCACAAATGGTTTtacgaatgattcattcatcaAATGAGCAGAACACATTTCAGTAAAAtcttaaagaaaaacaacaataaaaaatacataagatTAGCTTATGAACAGTTTATTCTTGAACCGCAAATTATTTCATGAAACATGAGCAGAACAAATTTCTTCAAGTAAAtcataaaacaaagtaaattaTCACAAGAATgtttaaacaaacaattaacatCGATTCTGCTTGCGTGAGTAAATGAGGCCCAGTCTCGCACTTGCAGCTAGTATATTTTCATCGTCCTCACACAGTTTAAAGTGGTCAGGCCAAACATAACAGCTCTGAACCACAATATTTAGCTCTGCAGTGATGATCAGAGTGCATTGGCAGCTGCTCTGCTTATGAGCACAGGGTCTTTGCAGCTGGTCCTGACTCTTAAAGGTCCAGTTTTATTAACAGCTGACTCTGAAACCGAGGCTTCACACATTTGACACCAACAGCTTTCACCCCGTGTGTGTTTTGAGGTCTCGGCTCCATAGAGAAGTTGTTTGTACCCTGCCAAGGCCTGAAATGAGCCCATTCTGCCTGCTCCGCCATCAGGCGCCCGCGCGGGTCTGCAGCCTCTGCTCCGACGCTGGACCTTCACTTAAGTGACAGCTGATTCTGTTCTAATGAGGCCTTTATATTGTGATCATCCTATTTCCAGTGCAGGCTAATTGAATCTTCTGAATGGGGGCTAGGGGGATTGGTGATGTGCTGGGGAAGAGCTAATGCGTTTTGATAATCTGTAATTGAATTAGCATAGATTAATAAGTGGTGGTCTTGTGTCTCTGTGGAGGGAAGGTGCTTTAGCATGTTTGTGTCAAAACCGGCGGCGTCCGCTGTCACCGGCCTCCTGCGCAAAATAATGAGCACCAGGAAAAGGTTTCATTAATTGTGTTTATGGTTTTTCTGTGAATAAAGAGGgcgagagagagggagggggaAGTCTTGCTTTGTCTTCTTTCACAGTCAGTGGACGAGAACTCCAGGAGTCCTCGGGATTAAGAGACGCCCATATGTTGCTCTCTGGTGCCTGTCTTCGGCTCAGAGAGATTCTGATGGCCCTATCTGCCGCCATTTATTATGCAGTTAGCACACAGGGCTTCATGTAGCGATCTGCTTTTCGCCCAGGTAACACTTCAGCctcctgaaaaataaatttcaGATCACGAACGGCGCGGACTCGGATCCGGCAAATGAGCTACATAGTTTTGATAATGGGGTTGGAGTCGTACAGGTGTATCGGCCATCCCGGGTGACAGGGAGAGGAAGTGTAGGCCCCTCGGCCCCTGCCCGTTCCTGCCCTTTGATATGTTCCTCCGCTCCCATCCCTTCTTTTTCGGTGGAGGAAGAGAAAGCAAATGACAGACAGAGCGCACCGGCGGGGTCATTATACATTAAACAGGCGCCGAGGCCATCACTCCGATTGGCAATTAAATGGCACTCACTGACACTCGGCTGGTGTGGAAGAAGATTGAGACATTGGACCCTGCAGGGGCCCTTCTCGGCACACCTCTCTGTCTTGCTCTTCCCTCAGCAGGGCTAAATTGGTGGCAGGCTCCGCTGCGTGCTGATGAGCGGAATGATGCCCTGCGCTTCAAAGGGATGGCCATCATGTTTAAACCATAACCTGGGCCTCGCTATGGCAACAGCGGCACGGGTGGGGGCGGCGCTGATGGGACAGTCAGGGGGAAAAGGAGGGAAAAATTGGACGGCGGAACAGAGGATATTTTAACAAGTATGCaaggacagaaagagaaagaaaaaaggtgGGGGCTAATGATCACGCCGCTGCAGCCACAATGTTGGCCCCCCCCTCGGTAGAAGCGGACGGGAGGCCCGGATGACATGgcacaaacacaaatgtgtcAGGGATGAAGGGAAGAGAGAATAGGAGAAGAGAGATTGGGGGGAAACACAGTCCCCAGAGAGAACCTCCAACAGAAACTAGTTGTTCCTTGTGAGTTTACGCTCATCATTATATTCTGGCTCCAAGCCATATAGCCACACTCAAGCAGATAATGAGCtgtttgaaaaaaagaattattccttctctctttcttttttttttttttctttttttcatcatCCTTCATTCTTTCTCTCAGATTTGTGTACGGCCATGCACAACTGGGACGCACTAcaccacacatacacatacacacacacactcaggctCAGATATGTTTATTTGTACACTCAGGAACGCTGCGTTCCTACAGATCTTCATATGATGATAAATAGGGGATGATATTATAGATAAGTGCTTCAATCAGCCAGGGGACATATTAGTTTATGTTTTAAGGAAAATAATCAAATTGCAAATAAATGAGAAGAAAATGACCACCCTAAATGGTCTTGAAAtgaccaaaaatattattttgaatcagaaaacaatttgaccctatttaatttattcataaatgtttGTGGTATGTGAGTCATCAAAACACATTgttcataatattttttcttttgtcaaaATGTAGTGTTTTCTCCACCGCTGAAATGAACAAGGCCATGTTTGtggaagaaaataaaattaaccagtatattattatatcccAGTCAAATCGAAATATTTTGATGCATCTTATTTATAAAGAATCGTCATGTGTTGTTTTGAAGAAAACGGTTatcaaaaatgatcaaaatgtaacaatttcTCTTAGACTGTGTGGGTGGGAAAAAATATGATCTAAGAATATTATAGCCCACTTTTTATGATTCAATCAAATGTTCATGTTAAAgacaatataaaaattatattttgatcaTTACTATGCATGATTGTGGTCAGATTATCAGAGCACgttattctgaagaaaaaatgtttcataTCAAAACGGAATAAATTTCTCTGCCTCTGAAATGACTTTTTGGTTTTGCTTACGTGGAAaacttatattaataatattaaccaATAATTTAATCATAGCCCATTTTTATGATGCAATCAAATCACCATGGATAAATTTATATCCTTCCTATGTTTGATTTCGAAATGCGTCACATTTTGGAACTGAAATGCTTTTTGTTTCATGTCGAGTTCTAGATTTTGGATTTGTCATTTATTGCCGTTTCCCTTTTCCCACATAACAGATGTATTATGTTACTGCTGCTTTGTCTTTATAGCCAGTGATGTGTCAAGCTTTTAGCTCATAGTCAGTGTTTTGctctgtgaatgtgtgtgtccATCCATCATTTCACCCGTGTCCACTCTGACGATTTACACAGTCTTCTCTCCTCCAGGTTCCCTCCTCACATGGTGCCCCCCCACCACAGTTTGCACACCACAGGGATCCCCCACCCAGCCATCGTCACATCCAACGTCAAGCAGGAGTCCTCTCACAGTGACATCGGCTCCCTCAACAGCTCGTGAGTTCACTTTTCACTTCTCTATTAATCCAATGTCGTCACAAGCTGGTATATGCACACGCTAACATCTGATCCCTCCCATTCGCAGGAAACATCAGGATGCGAAAAAAGAGGAGGAAAAGAAGAAGCAGCCACACATAAAGAAACCTCTGAACGCGTTCATGCTTTACATGAAGGAAATGAGAGCCAAAGTGGTGGCAGAATGCACACTGAAAGAGAGCGCAGCTATCAACCAGATCCTAGGCCGAAGGGTGAGCGACTCAAATGCACCATGCAAAGTAGCAGCAGACTGTCTCAACTACTAAGACCACAGATTGCAGTGTTGTCGGCGGTGGAAAAACACTGCTTATTCACGTTTCTATTTCTGTGCAACTGTAATCTTGCTCGATGTTGCTACTGAGTAAAAGTACAATACCAGGGGAAGGGGAAATTTTAATGACAGTGGTTAGAAACACTTCCGTGTTGTTTGAGCCTAAAATATCAGTGGTCTCTTCCTCTGTGATGGCCACAGTTTTGacggatgtgtgtgtgtgtgtttctatatGTGCAGTGGCATGCTCTGTCTCGAGAGGAGCAGGCCAAATACTACGAGTTAGCCAGGAAAGAACGACAGCTTCACATGCAGCTGTACCCCGGCTGGTCGGCACGAGACAACTATGtaagtttttaagttttcaacaaGTAACAATTGTTTATTCCCTCCCCAGGGGCCGCAGAGCAGTTTAAAGCCATCTACATGTGTTTTGACAATCACCCAACAGCCTTTGGAGAAACCTAAAGCACACAGACCTTATTTTAGGTAGCTGGGCTTCCCCAAACCAGTCTAAAACCAGTAAAACAGACCAGCCTAATCAGCTGAGCCAA from Onychostoma macrolepis isolate SWU-2019 chromosome 12, ASM1243209v1, whole genome shotgun sequence encodes:
- the tcf7l2 gene encoding transcription factor 7-like 2 isoform X24 is translated as MPQLNGGGGDDLGANDEMISFKDEGEQEEKISENSSAERDLADVKSSLVNESETNQNSSSDSEAERRPPPRSESFRDKTRESLEEAAKRQDGGLFKSPPYPGYPFIMIPDLTSPYLPNGSLSPTARTYLQMKWPLLDVQAGSLQSRQALKDARSPSPAHIVVFQEERLRCNAMQMFGGPFCLEFPGQTDLSLHQLQLSNKVPVVQHPHHVHPLTPLITYSNEHFTPGNPPPHLQADVDPKTGIPRPPHPPDISPYYPLSPGTVGQIPHPLGWLVPQQGQPVYPITTGGFRHPYPTALTVNASMSSLLSSRFPPHMVPPHHSLHTTGIPHPAIVTSNVKQESSHSDIGSLNSSKHQDAKKEEEKKKQPHIKKPLNAFMLYMKEMRAKVVAECTLKESAAINQILGRRWHALSREEQAKYYELARKERQLHMQLYPGWSARDNYGKKKKRKREKQAGEGNGEKRSAFATFKVKAAVPVLLLRTEAY
- the tcf7l2 gene encoding transcription factor 7-like 2 isoform X22, whose translation is MPQLNGGGGDDLGANDEMISFKDEGEQEEKISENSSAERDLADVKSSLVNESETNQNSSSDSEAERRPPPRSESFRDKTRESLEEAAKRQDGGLFKSPPYPGYPFIMIPDLTSPYLPNGSLSPTARTYLQMKWPLLDVQAGSLQSRQALKDARSPSPAHIVVFQEERLRCNAMQMFGGPFCLEFPGQTDLSLHQLQLSNKVPVVQHPHHVHPLTPLITYSNEHFTPGNPPPHLQADVDPKTGIPRPPHPPDISPYYPLSPGTVGQIPHPLGWLVPQQGQPVYPITTGGFRHPYPTALTVNASMSSLLSSRFPPHMVPPHHSLHTTGIPHPAIVTSNVKQESSHSDIGSLNSSKHQDAKKEEEKKKQPHIKKPLNAFMLYMKEMRAKVVAECTLKESAAINQILGRRWHALSREEQAKYYELARKERQLHMQLYPGWSARDNYAGNYQGKKKKRKREKQAGEGNGEKRSAFATFKVKAAVPVLLLRTEAY
- the tcf7l2 gene encoding transcription factor 7-like 2 isoform X25 codes for the protein MPQLNGGGGDDLGANDEMISFKDEGEQEEKISENSSAERDLADVKSSLVNESETNQNSSSDSEAERRPPPRSESFRDKTRESLEEAAKRQDGGLFKSPPYPGYPFIMIPDLTSPYLPNGSLSPTARTYLQMKWPLLDVQAGSLQSRQALKDARSPSPAHIVVFQEERLRCNAMQMFGGPFCLEFPGQTDLSLHQLQLSNKVPVVQHPHHVHPLTPLITYSNEHFTPGNPPPHLQADVDPKTGIPRPPHPPDISPYYPLSPGTVGQIPHPLGWLVPQQGQPVYPITTGGFRHPYPTALTVNASMSRFPPHMVPPHHSLHTTGIPHPAIVTSNVKQESSHSDIGSLNSSKHQDAKKEEEKKKQPHIKKPLNAFMLYMKEMRAKVVAECTLKESAAINQILGRRWHALSREEQAKYYELARKERQLHMQLYPGWSARDNYGKKKKRKREKQAGEGNGEKRSAFATFKVKAAVPVLLLRTEAY
- the tcf7l2 gene encoding transcription factor 7-like 2 isoform X27 translates to MPQLNGGGGDDLGANDEMISFKDEGEQEEKISENSSAERDLADVKSSLVNESETNQNSSSDSEAERRPPPRSESFRDKTRESLEEAAKRQDGGLFKSPPYPGYPFIMIPDLTSPYLPNGSLSPTARTYLQMKWPLLDVQAGSLQSRQALKDARSPSPAHIVSNKVPVVQHPHHVHPLTPLITYSNEHFTPGNPPPHLQADVDPKTGIPRPPHPPDISPYYPLSPGTVGQIPHPLGWLVPQQGQPVYPITTGGFRHPYPTALTVNASMSRFPPHMVPPHHSLHTTGIPHPAIVTSNVKQESSHSDIGSLNSSKHQDAKKEEEKKKQPHIKKPLNAFMLYMKEMRAKVVAECTLKESAAINQILGRRWHALSREEQAKYYELARKERQLHMQLYPGWSARDNYGKKKKRKREKQAGEGNGEKRSAFATFKVKAAVPVLLLRTEAY
- the tcf7l2 gene encoding transcription factor 7-like 2 isoform X26; translation: MPQLNGGGGDDLGANDEMISFKDEGEQEEKISENSSAERDLADVKSSLVNESETNQNSSSDSEAERRPPPRSESFRDKTRESLEEAAKRQDGGLFKSPPYPGYPFIMIPDLTSPYLPNGSLSPTARTYLQMKWPLLDVQAGSLQSRQALKDARSPSPAHIVSNKVPVVQHPHHVHPLTPLITYSNEHFTPGNPPPHLQADVDPKTGIPRPPHPPDISPYYPLSPGTVGQIPHPLGWLVPQQGQPVYPITTGGFRHPYPTALTVNASMSSLLSSRFPPHMVPPHHSLHTTGIPHPAIVTSNVKQESSHSDIGSLNSSKHQDAKKEEEKKKQPHIKKPLNAFMLYMKEMRAKVVAECTLKESAAINQILGRRWHALSREEQAKYYELARKERQLHMQLYPGWSARDNYGKKKKRKREKQAGEGNEHREYFPNPCLSLPPITDLSAPKKCRARFGLDQQNNWCGPCSPNLLSFCSNTSSL